A single window of Streptomyces sudanensis DNA harbors:
- the crtI gene encoding phytoene desaturase family protein, translating into MRTVSGPTDHVVVVGAGLSGLAAALHLLGAGRRVTVVERDPGPGGRAGRAEFGGYRADTGPTVFTMPELADEAFAAVGDSLHRRVELVPLHPAYRARFADGSALDVHTDADAMEAEVRRFAGPADAEGYRRLRSWLERLYRVQMGRFIDANFDSPFQLLHPDLARLAAMGGFGRLAPRIGAFLTDRRLRRVFSFQALYAGVAPARALAAYAVIAYMDTVAGVYFPRGGVHALPRAMADAAGEAGARLCWSAEVTRLERGAGRVRAVHLSTGERIACDAVVLTPDLPVAHRLLGRAPRRPVRLRHSPSAVVLHAGTRRTWPSLAHHTISFGEAWEDTFDELTRRGSLMSDPSLLITRPTTHDPSLAPEGRHLHYVLAPCPNTATGPAPASWRDLGPRYRDDLVAELERRGLDGFAASVERELLVTPMDWAAQGHAAGTPFSVSHTFAQTGPFRPRNLVRDWENVVLAGCGTTPGVGVPTVLVSGKLAAARITGAARPARAAASARRGGAR; encoded by the coding sequence GTGAGGACCGTGTCCGGACCGACCGACCACGTCGTCGTGGTCGGGGCGGGGCTCTCCGGCCTCGCCGCCGCCCTCCACCTGCTCGGCGCGGGCCGGCGGGTGACCGTGGTCGAACGGGACCCCGGACCGGGCGGCCGGGCGGGCCGGGCGGAGTTCGGCGGGTACCGCGCCGACACCGGCCCCACCGTGTTCACCATGCCGGAACTGGCCGACGAGGCGTTCGCCGCCGTCGGCGACAGCCTGCACCGCCGGGTGGAGCTGGTGCCGCTGCACCCGGCGTACCGGGCGCGCTTCGCGGACGGCTCCGCCCTCGACGTCCACACCGACGCCGACGCCATGGAGGCGGAGGTGCGGCGGTTCGCCGGGCCCGCCGACGCCGAGGGCTACCGCAGACTCAGGAGCTGGCTGGAACGCCTGTACCGGGTGCAGATGGGCCGGTTCATCGACGCGAACTTCGACTCCCCCTTCCAACTGCTCCACCCGGACCTCGCGCGGCTCGCGGCGATGGGCGGCTTCGGCCGGCTGGCGCCGCGCATCGGCGCCTTCCTGACCGACCGGCGCCTGCGGAGGGTCTTCTCCTTCCAGGCCCTGTACGCCGGGGTGGCCCCCGCGCGGGCCCTCGCCGCGTACGCGGTCATCGCCTACATGGACACCGTGGCCGGCGTGTACTTCCCGCGCGGCGGCGTCCACGCCCTCCCGCGGGCCATGGCCGACGCGGCGGGCGAGGCGGGGGCGCGGCTGTGCTGGTCGGCGGAGGTGACGCGGCTGGAGCGCGGGGCGGGCCGGGTCCGCGCGGTCCACCTGTCGACGGGGGAGCGGATCGCCTGCGACGCGGTCGTCCTCACCCCCGACCTGCCCGTGGCCCACCGGCTGCTGGGCCGGGCGCCCCGCAGGCCGGTGCGGCTGCGGCACTCCCCGTCCGCCGTCGTCCTCCACGCCGGCACCCGCCGCACCTGGCCGTCGCTCGCCCACCACACGATCTCCTTCGGCGAGGCGTGGGAGGACACCTTCGACGAGCTGACGCGCCGGGGGAGCCTGATGAGCGACCCGTCGCTGCTGATCACCCGGCCCACGACCCACGACCCGTCCCTCGCCCCCGAGGGGCGCCACCTCCACTACGTCCTGGCGCCCTGCCCCAACACGGCGACCGGCCCGGCGCCCGCCTCCTGGCGCGACCTCGGCCCCCGCTACCGGGACGACCTCGTGGCCGAACTGGAACGCCGGGGACTGGACGGGTTCGCCGCCTCCGTCGAGCGGGAACTGCTCGTCACCCCGATGGACTGGGCGGCGCAGGGCCACGCGGCGGGCACCCCGTTCTCCGTGTCCCACACCTTCGCGCAGACGGGCCCGTTCCGGCCGCGCAACCTGGTGCGCGACTGGGAGAACGTCGTCCTCGCCGGCTGCGGGACGACCCCCGGCGTGGGCGTCCCCACGGTCCTCGTCAGCGGCAAGCTCGCCGCCGCCCGGATCACCGGCGCCGCCCGGCCCGCCCGCGCCGCCGCGTCCGCCCGGCGAGGAGGCGCCCGGTGA
- a CDS encoding polyprenyl synthetase family protein, whose translation MPGTRTDTACGGGRIGRGDAPCTARDAVAAVEAVLAEHLDARVREAREVDRVYARDVADRVAAFTLRRGKRLRAAFAWCGWRAAGGTGDPRTVLRVGAALELVQACALIHDDVMDRSPTRRGAPSVQADFALLHHAGRMRGTPEHFSTAAAVLAGDLALAWADDLLAETALGTPHAAALLAEWRAMRGEMVAGQYRDVHAQATAASDADEALAIATLKSALYTVERPLALGAALAGGDTDTLDALHSAGRCAGLAFQLRDDLLGAFGQPAATGKPAGEDLRGRRPTYLFAVASSLAESSGDEEAIEVLRPEGPPPTDEEVARMRAAMERTGARTAVEAKIAELADASVRHFARTGADRSLREEFAASVEVAAGTAPGRAGEDA comes from the coding sequence ATGCCCGGTACGCGGACGGACACGGCCTGCGGCGGCGGCCGGATCGGGCGGGGCGACGCGCCGTGCACGGCGCGCGACGCCGTCGCGGCCGTCGAGGCGGTCCTCGCCGAACACCTCGACGCCCGGGTGCGCGAGGCGCGCGAGGTGGACCGGGTCTACGCCCGCGACGTCGCCGACCGCGTCGCCGCGTTCACCCTGCGGCGAGGGAAGCGCCTGCGCGCCGCCTTCGCGTGGTGCGGCTGGCGCGCGGCCGGCGGGACCGGCGACCCGCGGACCGTACTGCGGGTGGGCGCCGCCCTCGAACTCGTCCAGGCGTGCGCCCTCATACACGACGACGTCATGGACAGGTCGCCGACGCGCCGGGGGGCGCCGTCCGTCCAGGCGGACTTCGCCCTCCTGCACCATGCGGGCCGCATGAGGGGCACACCGGAGCACTTCTCCACCGCCGCCGCCGTCCTCGCCGGCGACCTGGCCCTGGCCTGGGCGGACGACCTGCTCGCCGAGACGGCGCTGGGCACCCCCCACGCGGCGGCCCTCCTGGCCGAGTGGCGGGCCATGCGCGGCGAGATGGTCGCGGGGCAGTACCGCGACGTCCACGCCCAGGCGACCGCCGCGTCCGACGCGGACGAGGCCCTCGCCATCGCCACGCTCAAGAGCGCGCTCTACACCGTCGAACGCCCCCTCGCCCTGGGAGCGGCCCTGGCCGGCGGCGACACGGACACCCTGGACGCGCTCCACTCCGCCGGACGGTGCGCGGGGCTCGCCTTCCAGCTCCGCGACGACCTCCTCGGGGCCTTCGGGCAGCCCGCCGCCACGGGCAAACCGGCCGGCGAGGACCTGCGCGGACGCCGGCCGACCTACCTCTTCGCCGTGGCCTCCTCCCTCGCGGAGTCGTCCGGCGACGAGGAGGCGATCGAGGTCCTGCGACCCGAGGGGCCACCACCCACCGACGAGGAGGTCGCCCGGATGCGCGCCGCGATGGAGCGGACCGGGGCCCGCACGGCGGTCGAGGCGAAGATCGCCGAGCTGGCGGACGCGAGCGTCCGCCACTTCGCCCGGACCGGCGCGGACCGCTCCCTCCGGGAGGAGTTCGCCGCCTCGGTGGAGGTCGCGGCGGGCACCGCCCCGGGACGCGCCGGGGAGGACGCGTGA
- a CDS encoding SDR family oxidoreductase, whose translation MAARTSPLHGRTAVVTGAARGIGEAIALRLAERGAAVALVGHEGDALARLRERLPTRAECWEADVTDDARMARVAAEVAARLGPPSVVVANAGVAEGGPFAESDPAVWRRIVEVNLVGSATTARSYLPALFATRGYFLQVASLASIGAVPMMSAYCASKAGVEAFAHSLRAEVAHRGVGVGLAYVNWTDTDMIRDAGTRPVLRELRGHLPPPARGVLPAPHVAARLVRAVEHRRPAVYVPPWLRAVQPVRAALPAVVTAFSRHRLPRLAAERRFEPTGLLGAGGRADTQAPPLPGTERGAARVPPPVGRTGEPPSAGPGTGQG comes from the coding sequence ATGGCGGCGCGGACGAGTCCGCTGCACGGCCGCACGGCCGTCGTGACCGGCGCGGCGCGGGGCATCGGGGAGGCGATCGCCCTCCGGCTGGCCGAGCGGGGCGCCGCGGTGGCCCTGGTGGGGCACGAGGGGGACGCCCTCGCCCGGCTGCGGGAGCGGCTGCCGACCCGGGCGGAGTGCTGGGAGGCCGATGTCACCGACGACGCGCGCATGGCGCGGGTCGCCGCCGAGGTGGCCGCGCGGCTCGGCCCGCCCTCCGTGGTCGTCGCCAACGCGGGCGTGGCGGAGGGCGGGCCCTTCGCGGAGTCCGACCCCGCCGTGTGGCGCAGGATCGTCGAGGTGAACCTGGTGGGCAGCGCCACCACGGCCCGCTCGTACCTCCCGGCCCTCTTCGCGACCCGCGGCTACTTCCTCCAGGTCGCGTCCCTGGCGTCGATCGGCGCCGTACCGATGATGAGCGCGTACTGCGCTTCCAAGGCCGGCGTCGAGGCGTTCGCGCACTCCCTGCGCGCCGAGGTCGCCCACCGCGGCGTCGGCGTGGGCCTCGCCTACGTCAACTGGACCGACACCGACATGATCCGCGACGCCGGCACCCGCCCGGTGCTGCGCGAACTGCGCGGCCACCTGCCGCCGCCCGCCCGCGGCGTGCTCCCCGCCCCCCACGTCGCCGCGCGGCTGGTGCGGGCGGTCGAACACCGCCGGCCCGCCGTCTACGTCCCGCCGTGGCTCCGCGCGGTCCAGCCCGTCCGGGCGGCCCTGCCGGCCGTGGTCACGGCCTTCTCCCGCCACCGGCTGCCGCGCCTCGCCGCCGAGCGGCGGTTCGAGCCGACGGGCCTCCTCGGCGCGGGCGGCCGCGCCGACACCCAGGCCCCGCCGCTCCCGGGCACTGAGCGCGGGGCCGCCCGGGTGCCCCCGCCTGTGGGCCGTACCGGTGAGCCGCCCTCCGCCGGGCCCGGTACGGGGCAGGGATAA
- a CDS encoding carbonic anhydrase translates to MQPLIDNARAFGQRPEEFAPLAQGQSPEVLFITCSDSRVVPALITGARPGQLFELRTAGNIVPPYTSGRPTGEAATIEYAVEVLGVRDVVVCGHSHCGAVGALVRGDDLSSVPAVREWLAHAAPEPAPGRADDPAVAEAVQHHVLAQLLRLRSYPCVGRRLEDGRLTLRGWYYEVHTGAVREHRAATDAFESL, encoded by the coding sequence GTGCAACCCCTCATCGACAACGCCCGTGCGTTCGGACAGCGCCCCGAGGAGTTCGCCCCACTGGCCCAGGGCCAGTCGCCCGAGGTCCTCTTCATCACCTGTTCCGACTCGCGGGTCGTCCCCGCCCTGATCACGGGCGCCCGGCCCGGCCAGTTGTTCGAACTGCGCACGGCGGGCAACATCGTCCCCCCGTACACCTCGGGCCGCCCCACCGGGGAGGCGGCCACCATCGAGTACGCCGTCGAGGTCCTCGGCGTGCGCGACGTGGTGGTCTGCGGCCACTCCCACTGCGGCGCCGTGGGCGCGCTGGTGCGGGGCGACGACCTCAGCTCCGTGCCCGCGGTGCGCGAGTGGCTGGCGCACGCCGCGCCCGAACCGGCGCCGGGGCGGGCCGACGACCCGGCCGTCGCCGAGGCCGTGCAGCACCACGTGCTCGCCCAGCTGCTGCGGCTGCGCTCCTACCCGTGCGTCGGGCGGCGCTTGGAGGACGGGCGGCTCACGCTGCGCGGCTGGTACTACGAGGTGCACACCGGGGCCGTGCGGGAACACCGCGCGGCGACGGACGCCTTCGAGTCCCTGTGA
- a CDS encoding SulP family inorganic anion transporter, producing the protein MVSRFPHLKQDLAASLVVFLVAVPLCLGVAVASGVPAELGLITGIVGGVVTGLMRGSSIQVSGPAAGMTVLVFEAVHEFGLPALGVIVLLAGLVQIVLGALRWGRWFRAISVSVVEGMLAGIGLVIIAGQLYAAAGMKAPASGLDKIAGLPGAVVEAVGNRSALVSLAVGAGTVAVLVLWRRLPERGRAVPGALAAVVLATAATWAFALPVATVEVDGLLDAVRPPGLDSLGELGDVALLGTALAFALIASAESLFSAAAVDRLHDGPRTHYDRELIAQGTGNAVCGVLGALPMTAVIVRSSANVQAGARTKASRVLHGVWLLLFAALLPAALGLIPLAALAGVLVHAGWKLIPFRAVLSLWRAHRGEALILVVTAVAIVAVNMFEGVLIGLALSVAKAAWDASHIRLTVVDKGAGPVQAHLSGNATFLRLPKILDTLEGLPHDRPVELDLSGLHHLDHACRTALENWSERHSALLRAPSARPEPSSL; encoded by the coding sequence ATGGTGTCCCGATTCCCGCATCTGAAGCAGGACCTCGCCGCCTCGCTCGTCGTGTTCCTCGTCGCCGTCCCGCTGTGCCTGGGCGTCGCCGTCGCCTCCGGTGTGCCCGCCGAACTGGGCCTGATCACCGGCATCGTGGGCGGTGTCGTCACCGGTCTGATGCGCGGCAGCAGCATCCAGGTGTCCGGGCCGGCCGCGGGCATGACCGTGCTCGTCTTCGAGGCCGTCCACGAGTTCGGCCTGCCCGCCCTCGGCGTGATCGTGCTGCTGGCGGGCCTCGTGCAGATCGTCCTCGGCGCCCTGCGGTGGGGGCGCTGGTTCCGGGCGATCTCCGTGTCGGTGGTGGAGGGGATGCTCGCCGGCATCGGCCTCGTCATCATCGCCGGCCAGTTGTACGCGGCGGCCGGGATGAAGGCCCCGGCCTCCGGACTGGACAAGATCGCCGGCCTGCCCGGCGCGGTCGTGGAGGCCGTCGGCAACCGATCGGCGCTGGTCTCGCTGGCCGTGGGCGCGGGCACCGTCGCCGTGCTCGTGCTGTGGCGGCGCCTGCCGGAGCGGGGCCGCGCGGTACCGGGGGCGCTCGCCGCGGTCGTGCTGGCCACGGCGGCCACCTGGGCGTTCGCGCTGCCGGTGGCGACCGTGGAGGTGGACGGGCTGCTGGACGCGGTCCGGCCGCCCGGCCTCGACTCCCTCGGGGAGCTGGGCGACGTCGCCCTGCTCGGCACCGCCCTGGCGTTCGCGCTGATCGCGTCGGCGGAGTCGCTGTTCAGCGCGGCGGCCGTGGACCGGCTGCACGACGGTCCGCGCACCCACTACGACCGGGAACTGATCGCCCAGGGCACCGGCAACGCGGTCTGCGGGGTGCTCGGCGCGCTGCCGATGACCGCGGTGATCGTCCGCAGTTCGGCCAACGTGCAGGCGGGCGCCCGCACGAAGGCGTCCCGGGTGCTGCACGGCGTCTGGCTGCTGCTGTTCGCGGCGCTGCTGCCGGCCGCGCTGGGCCTCATCCCGCTGGCGGCGCTCGCGGGCGTCCTCGTCCACGCGGGGTGGAAGCTGATCCCGTTCCGGGCGGTGCTGTCCCTGTGGCGCGCGCACCGGGGGGAGGCGCTGATCCTGGTGGTGACGGCGGTGGCGATCGTCGCGGTGAACATGTTCGAGGGGGTGCTGATCGGGCTCGCCCTGTCGGTCGCGAAGGCCGCGTGGGACGCGTCGCACATCCGGCTGACCGTCGTCGACAAGGGCGCCGGCCCGGTCCAGGCCCACCTGTCGGGCAACGCGACCTTCCTGCGGCTGCCGAAGATCCTGGACACCCTGGAGGGGCTTCCCCACGACCGCCCGGTGGAGCTGGACCTGTCGGGCCTCCACCACCTCGACCACGCCTGCCGCACGGCGCTGGAGAACTGGTCGGAGCGGCACAGCGCGCTGCTCAGAGCCCCGTCGGCCCGCCCGGAGCCGTCCTCCCTGTGA
- a CDS encoding general stress protein, protein MESIDPRPLDPVSAAWNTVGSYDSYEEAQAAVDRLSDEGFPVENIDIVGSGLKLVEHVTGRITKGRAAAAGAASGAWFGLFIGILLGLFTPGRAWLGLLLSGVVLGAVWGAVWGFAGHATTGGRRDFSSVRTLAASKYDVIARGGQAERARTILHGSGPAA, encoded by the coding sequence ATGGAGAGCATCGACCCCCGACCGCTGGACCCGGTCAGCGCCGCGTGGAACACGGTCGGCAGCTACGACTCCTACGAGGAGGCGCAGGCCGCCGTCGACCGCCTCTCCGACGAGGGGTTCCCGGTCGAGAACATCGACATCGTGGGGTCGGGCCTGAAGCTGGTGGAGCACGTCACCGGCCGGATCACCAAGGGCAGGGCCGCTGCCGCCGGTGCCGCCAGCGGCGCGTGGTTCGGCCTGTTCATCGGCATCCTGCTCGGCCTGTTCACCCCGGGGCGGGCCTGGCTGGGCCTGCTGCTCAGCGGTGTCGTCCTGGGCGCCGTGTGGGGTGCCGTGTGGGGCTTCGCCGGGCACGCCACCACGGGCGGCCGCCGCGACTTCTCGTCCGTCCGCACCCTCGCCGCGTCGAAGTACGACGTGATCGCCCGGGGCGGGCAGGCCGAGCGGGCGCGGACGATCCTGCACGGCTCCGGCCCGGCCGCCTGA
- a CDS encoding TetR/AcrR family transcriptional regulator, producing the protein MPTGVAIRQVRRQLFDAAERVLLRAGPSGLTSRAVTAEAGCAKGVLHRHFADFDDFLAGLVEDRAAEIGARASALRGRAGTGTVTGNLADALADLFGTVAVAVVGLVAARDELRARLRRTWPTGVPLLTEAAAALAAYLAAERDLGRLPPDADVDVLAPALVGAGHLLYADRTGPAPAPGEPERLVAAVLAPAARYGRSGSAARPQE; encoded by the coding sequence GTGCCGACGGGAGTGGCGATCAGGCAGGTGCGGCGGCAGCTGTTCGACGCCGCCGAACGCGTTCTGCTGCGGGCCGGTCCGAGCGGCCTGACCAGCAGGGCGGTCACCGCGGAGGCCGGGTGCGCCAAGGGCGTCCTGCACCGGCACTTCGCCGACTTCGACGACTTCCTGGCCGGCCTGGTGGAGGACCGGGCCGCGGAAATCGGGGCCCGCGCGTCCGCGCTGCGCGGCCGGGCCGGCACCGGCACGGTCACCGGGAACCTCGCGGACGCGCTGGCGGACCTGTTCGGCACGGTCGCCGTGGCGGTCGTCGGGCTCGTGGCCGCGCGGGACGAACTGCGGGCGCGGCTGCGCCGGACGTGGCCGACGGGCGTGCCGCTCCTGACGGAGGCCGCGGCGGCGCTGGCCGCGTACCTCGCCGCCGAACGGGATCTCGGCCGCCTCCCGCCGGACGCCGACGTGGACGTGCTCGCCCCCGCGCTGGTCGGCGCCGGCCACCTGCTGTACGCCGACCGCACGGGCCCCGCACCCGCCCCCGGGGAACCGGAGAGGCTGGTCGCCGCGGTCCTCGCCCCGGCGGCCCGGTACGGCCGGTCCGGTTCGGCGGCACGGCCGCAGGAGTGA
- a CDS encoding class I SAM-dependent methyltransferase produces the protein MPILPPGEPALPRSDDPLRARRVAESFGADAERYDRARPHYPGALVEAVLAAAPGRSVLDVGTGTGIVARLFRAAGCTVLGVDPDARMADRARRDGHEVEIAPFEAWDPKGRSVDAVVSGQAWHWVDPVTGAAKAAQALRPGGRLAVFWNDGRPPRDLAGAFAEVYGRLAPDAPAARFWRAAAGKGHPGYAELLARAADGMRAAGAFGEPEVWRFAWERPYTREEWLDQLPTTGGHADLPPAVLDRLSAEVGAAVDAVGGTFTVRYTTVVATAAREGADRA, from the coding sequence ATGCCCATTTTACCGCCGGGGGAACCGGCCCTCCCCCGATCCGACGATCCGCTCCGCGCACGCCGCGTCGCCGAGTCGTTCGGCGCCGACGCCGAACGCTACGACCGGGCCCGGCCGCACTACCCCGGGGCCCTGGTCGAAGCGGTCCTCGCCGCCGCTCCGGGCCGGAGCGTCCTCGACGTCGGCACCGGTACCGGCATCGTCGCCCGCCTGTTCCGGGCGGCCGGCTGCACGGTGCTGGGCGTGGACCCCGACGCCCGGATGGCCGACCGGGCGCGGCGTGACGGCCACGAGGTCGAGATCGCCCCGTTCGAGGCGTGGGACCCGAAGGGCCGGTCGGTCGACGCCGTGGTCTCCGGTCAGGCCTGGCACTGGGTGGACCCGGTCACCGGTGCGGCGAAGGCCGCGCAGGCCCTGCGGCCCGGAGGGCGGCTCGCCGTGTTCTGGAACGACGGCCGACCGCCGCGCGACCTCGCCGGGGCCTTCGCCGAGGTGTACGGGCGGCTCGCGCCGGACGCGCCGGCCGCCCGCTTCTGGAGGGCCGCCGCCGGGAAGGGACACCCGGGGTACGCGGAGCTCCTCGCCCGGGCCGCCGACGGAATGCGGGCGGCGGGGGCGTTCGGGGAACCCGAGGTGTGGCGGTTCGCCTGGGAGCGGCCGTACACGCGGGAGGAGTGGCTGGACCAGTTGCCCACGACGGGCGGCCACGCCGACCTCCCGCCGGCCGTACTGGACCGGCTCTCGGCGGAGGTCGGTGCCGCCGTGGACGCGGTGGGCGGCACCTTCACGGTGCGGTACACCACCGTCGTGGCGACGGCGGCCCGGGAGGGGGCGGACCGGGCCTGA
- a CDS encoding PP2C family protein-serine/threonine phosphatase: protein MDEPRVPADGAASDVAALARTAARLRARVGELEERLATAALRERAKGVLMAREGLSAPAAGAALARRARERGRTVAEECRAVLGAARGRAAPGPPLPAVPAPGAGPDADAVRAVFDALPGSALLLTPLRSPVSGEVEDYRIDAAAPGSADPAGRRGGELVGRRVLEAYPGVAGTGPWRGCADALATGVPYESGPLPRCGAVDAGTVRAARLGDRLVVCWTRHGGADREARRRRLEDLAGLGRMEWEVRTGRAAWSGQAYRIFGLDPAEAPPAWEELPGCVVPEDAAGLAAAARRLLREGRPLDRTLRVTTPAGTRHLRLVAEPVPGADGTTAEVHALCQDLTARRRAERALLESERELLAQRGLLESERELAARLQQALLPRQEGPLTVAGLRTEASYLPAQAGLSVGGDWYSAVGLPDGSGLFAVGDIAGHGVDAVATMAQLRFTAKGMVVTGSPLPDALARLNALLLHAPEGRRPTATLVLARYRPWDRTLTWAQAGHLPPLLVRAGRAGYLTRPAGVVLGAGPDSSYEERRFAVLPGDHLLLYTDGLVERPGEDLAEGLARLARLAGGAVRAAAGAERLTVRLVGAMSPARRDDVCLLHLALPGGG from the coding sequence GTGGACGAACCGCGTGTCCCGGCGGACGGCGCAGCCTCGGACGTGGCGGCGCTCGCCCGGACCGCCGCGAGGCTGCGGGCCCGGGTCGGGGAGCTGGAGGAGAGGCTCGCGACGGCCGCGCTCAGGGAGCGGGCCAAGGGCGTCCTCATGGCGCGGGAGGGCCTGTCCGCGCCGGCCGCGGGCGCCGCGCTGGCGCGGCGGGCCCGGGAGCGGGGCCGCACCGTGGCGGAGGAGTGCCGGGCGGTCCTGGGCGCCGCCCGCGGGCGCGCCGCGCCCGGTCCGCCCCTCCCCGCGGTCCCGGCGCCCGGGGCCGGGCCGGACGCCGACGCCGTACGGGCCGTGTTCGACGCCCTGCCGGGCTCCGCGCTGCTGCTGACCCCGCTGCGGTCACCGGTGTCGGGCGAGGTGGAGGACTACCGGATCGACGCGGCCGCCCCGGGGTCCGCGGACCCCGCGGGCCGGCGGGGCGGGGAGCTGGTCGGCCGGCGCGTCCTGGAGGCGTATCCGGGCGTCGCCGGCACCGGCCCGTGGCGCGGTTGCGCGGACGCGCTGGCCACGGGCGTGCCCTACGAGAGCGGGCCGCTCCCCCGGTGCGGAGCCGTGGACGCCGGGACGGTGCGTGCCGCGCGGCTGGGCGACCGGCTCGTGGTCTGCTGGACGCGGCACGGCGGGGCGGACCGCGAGGCGCGCCGGCGGCGGCTGGAGGACCTCGCCGGCCTGGGCCGGATGGAGTGGGAGGTGCGCACCGGCCGGGCGGCGTGGTCCGGGCAGGCGTACCGGATCTTCGGCCTCGACCCGGCCGAGGCACCCCCGGCCTGGGAGGAACTGCCCGGGTGCGTCGTGCCGGAGGACGCGGCGGGCCTCGCGGCAGCCGCCCGGCGGCTGCTGCGGGAGGGGCGCCCCCTGGACCGGACGCTGCGGGTTACGACGCCGGCCGGGACGCGGCACCTGCGGCTGGTAGCGGAGCCCGTGCCCGGGGCGGACGGCACCACCGCGGAGGTCCACGCCCTGTGCCAGGACCTCACGGCGCGGCGGCGGGCCGAGCGGGCGCTGCTGGAGTCGGAACGGGAACTCCTCGCCCAGCGGGGGCTGCTGGAGTCGGAGCGGGAGCTGGCGGCGCGCCTCCAGCAGGCGCTGCTGCCCCGGCAGGAGGGGCCCCTCACCGTCGCCGGGCTGCGGACGGAGGCGTCCTACCTGCCCGCTCAGGCCGGGCTGAGCGTCGGCGGCGACTGGTACAGCGCCGTCGGTCTGCCCGACGGCAGCGGGCTGTTCGCGGTCGGGGACATCGCCGGGCACGGCGTCGACGCCGTCGCGACCATGGCGCAGCTGCGGTTCACCGCCAAGGGCATGGTGGTCACCGGTTCGCCGCTGCCGGACGCCCTGGCCCGGCTGAACGCGCTGCTGCTGCACGCCCCGGAGGGGCGCCGCCCCACGGCGACGCTGGTCCTGGCACGGTACCGGCCGTGGGACCGCACCCTGACCTGGGCACAGGCCGGGCACCTGCCACCGCTCCTGGTGCGCGCCGGCAGGGCCGGGTACCTGACGCGGCCCGCCGGGGTCGTGCTGGGAGCCGGCCCGGACTCCTCGTACGAGGAGCGGCGGTTCGCGGTGCTCCCCGGCGACCACCTGCTCCTCTACACCGACGGGCTGGTCGAGCGCCCGGGCGAGGACCTCGCCGAGGGCCTCGCCCGGCTCGCCCGGCTGGCGGGCGGCGCGGTGCGCGCCGCGGCCGGGGCGGAGCGCCTCACCGTGCGACTGGTGGGGGCGATGTCACCCGCACGGCGCGACGACGTCTGCCTGCTGCACCTCGCGCTGCCCGGCGGCGGCTGA
- a CDS encoding DUF5133 domain-containing protein: MAHPAVLTKLIEEYTALSKLDAHNGGPEVRQRLEDVAYTLCVSTGTRDVDAALIAARHRLPGARPEDDSLLAGTAAPAAPASAAAGQREVQQADVVAPCG, translated from the coding sequence ATGGCCCACCCCGCCGTCCTGACGAAGCTGATCGAGGAGTACACGGCGCTCAGCAAGCTCGACGCCCACAACGGCGGACCGGAGGTGCGGCAGCGTCTGGAGGACGTCGCCTACACCCTGTGCGTCTCCACCGGCACGCGGGACGTCGACGCGGCGCTCATAGCGGCCCGCCACCGGCTGCCCGGTGCCCGGCCCGAGGACGACTCCCTGCTGGCCGGGACCGCCGCCCCCGCGGCCCCGGCCTCAGCCGCCGCCGGGCAGCGCGAGGTGCAGCAGGCAGACGTCGTCGCGCCGTGCGGGTGA
- a CDS encoding GNAT family N-acetyltransferase yields MPVPVVLAGRTVRLEPLAMRHAEGLALAGAQDRAAYAYTPVPDGLEAAHDYVARALTDQAAGRALPFALVTTADGRVVGSTRFLELDYWRGPVVWPPVTGVPYGDPLTAVPDAAEIGNTWIAGCARGTGINAEAKLLMFHHAFDTWGVRRVALRADARNVRSRAAIERLGATCEGVRRAHSRGLDGVVRDTAFYSVLHEEWPAVRSLIELRLAAAVRPPVPLPRARRDRRDQDDAAGRLLLT; encoded by the coding sequence GTGCCAGTACCTGTTGTCCTTGCCGGGCGCACCGTGCGCCTGGAGCCGCTGGCCATGCGCCACGCGGAGGGCCTCGCCCTGGCCGGCGCGCAGGACCGCGCCGCGTACGCCTACACCCCGGTGCCCGACGGCCTGGAGGCGGCACACGACTACGTCGCCCGCGCGCTGACCGATCAGGCGGCCGGACGGGCGCTCCCGTTCGCCCTGGTCACCACCGCCGACGGGCGGGTGGTCGGCTCGACCAGGTTCCTGGAGCTGGACTACTGGCGGGGCCCCGTGGTGTGGCCCCCGGTGACCGGGGTCCCGTACGGCGACCCGCTCACCGCCGTGCCCGACGCCGCCGAGATCGGCAACACCTGGATCGCCGGCTGCGCGCGGGGCACCGGGATCAACGCGGAGGCGAAGCTGCTCATGTTCCACCACGCCTTCGACACCTGGGGCGTCCGCCGGGTCGCGCTGCGCGCCGACGCCCGCAACGTCCGCTCCCGCGCGGCGATCGAGCGCCTCGGCGCCACCTGCGAGGGCGTCCGCCGCGCCCACTCGCGGGGCCTGGACGGGGTGGTCCGCGACACCGCCTTCTACTCGGTGCTCCACGAGGAGTGGCCCGCGGTCCGCTCCCTCATCGAGCTGCGCCTGGCCGCCGCCGTCCGCCCGCCGGTGCCCCTTCCCCGCGCCCGCCGCGACCGCCGCGACCAGGACGACGCGGCGGGGCGGCTGCTCCTGACCTGA